A genomic region of Arachis hypogaea cultivar Tifrunner chromosome 5, arahy.Tifrunner.gnm2.J5K5, whole genome shotgun sequence contains the following coding sequences:
- the LOC112803839 gene encoding uncharacterized protein, with product MEHDRTKGEHKGTEHKGDNDEHTSETKQTIPKTTKTTIKRTNHFTKEVMSFKMPENLTLPSTLKPYQGIGDPNVHVTKFYGMMFMNKESDPILCRTFPTFLDGIVLIWFSNLPEGSISNFDELADQFVNHFAASKIYVHNSNYLSTIKQGPNESLKDYMTRFAEATNEIPNLNPEVHLHTLKSGLRPGKFQESIVIAKSKTLAEFREKATTQIEVEEFRALRIEVKPTPNKEEERRNRHSAGRTDQRPFRLTPKFNSYTPFNTKRENIVKDILHSKLIKPPNRAGTYQDQRHVDRSKYCAFHQKYGHTTDNCVIAKDVLEKLARQGLLDKYIDA from the coding sequence ATGGAGCACGATCGTACCAAGGGGGAGCACAAGGGTACTGAACACAAGGGAGACAACGATGAACATACTTCGGAAACCAAGCAAACCATCCCCAAAACCACGAAAACAACCATCAAAAGAACCAACCATTTCACAAAAGAAGTGATGAGCTTCAAAATGCCCGAAAATCTCACACTGCCTTCAACCCTAAAACCCTACCAAGGAATAGGAGACCCAAATGTCCACGTCACCAAATTTTATGGCATGATGTTCATGAATAAAGAGTCTGACCCCATCCTGTGCCGAACTTTTCCTACCTTTCTCGACGGGATCGTGCTCATCTGGTTCTCCAACTTACCTGAGGgttccatctcaaactttgatgAGCTGGCCGATCAGTTCGTCAATCACTTTGCCGCGTCAAAGATTTATGTCCACAACTCCAATTATCTAAGTACAATCAAACAAGGGCCGAACGAGAGCCTAAAAGACTACATGACCAGGTTTGCAGAAGCAACCAACGAGATACCCAACCTAAATCCCGAGGTTCATCTCCATACCCTGAAAAGTGGCCTCCGGCCAGGGAAGTTCCAGGAGTCCATAGTAATAGCGAAATCCAAGACCCTAGCCGAATTCCGAGAGAAAGCAACGACTCAAATCGAGGTTGAAGAATTTCGAGCACTGCGAATAGAAGTAAAGCCTACTCCAAACAAGGAGGAAGAAAGACGAAATAGACACTCAGCCGGCAGGACAGACCAGAGACCGTTCAGACTAACTCCTAAATTTAACAGTTACACTCCCTTCAACACAAAAAGAGAGAACATTGTAAAAGACATACTACACTCCAAACTCATCAAACCCCCAAATAGAGCTGGTACATACCAGGACCAGAGACACGTGGACAGATCCAAGTATTGTGCTTTCCACCAAAAATACGGCCACACCACGGATAACTGTGTAATCGCAAAAGACGTCCTTGAAAAACTGGCGCGCCAAGGACTATTAGACAAATACATCGACGCTTGA
- the LOC140173249 gene encoding uncharacterized protein — MTDSTISQPADKDKPKISFSPEDYKAADRNLDDPVVITAQVEEPVVKKILMDPGSSADVMFYSTFQKMNMSDKVLQPSSGELVGFSGERVSIQGYIWLQTTFGDYPNSRTLKIQYLVVDYKIPYNIILSIPSLNAFNAVVSIVHLCVKFLSLDNKVVTIHGDQKEARQCYNTSLKGD, encoded by the coding sequence ATGACAGATTCAACCATATCCCAACCTGCCGACAAAGACAAACCGAAAATCTCATTCAGCCCGGAGGACTATAAGGCTGCTGACCGAAATTTAGACGACCCCGTAGTCATCACGGCACAAGTCGAAGAACCTGTAGTAAAAAAGATCCTGATGGACCCAGGGAGCAGCGCCGACGTGATGTTCTACTCAACCTTCCAAAAGATGAACATGAGCGACAAAGTCCTCCAACCATCATCCGGAGAATTGGTAGGTTTCTCAGGTGAGCGAGTTTCTATCCAAGGTTATATCTGGTTACAAACCACCTTTGGAGACTACCCTAACAGCAGAACTTTAAAAATACAATATCTTGTGGTGGACTACAAAATCCCATATAATATCATCCTAAGCATACCATCATTGAACGCATTCAACGCTGTTGTTTCTATTGTGCATTTGTGTGTCAAGTTTCTGTCGTTGGATAACAAAGTTGTGACTATCCATGGAGACCAAAAGGAGGCCAGACAGTGCTATAACACCAGCCTAAAGGGCGATTAA